One genomic region from Flagellimonas oceani encodes:
- a CDS encoding HEPN domain-containing protein, which produces MNNSITWTEKLDKGYWLMNLGYRDYIAARFLLNNHLIVQGLTLASTSVEKYLKALIVFNLEVREKYHYHFDKFDKLKNLLENVNKDITKELDPVFLEILENAFKIRYYDRIKSPIFIGLYINQFIGELDYTIDFIERFIVNTQNGGESISAYSRAIKNNEPHLYENNFILNKEDKKEHMEKTDVGFSIHLRMGSVSQEENIVKGGSTKNKYEGQIARFTEFSEHLFGIHKSGDFVLKE; this is translated from the coding sequence ATGAACAATTCAATTACATGGACAGAAAAGTTGGATAAAGGTTATTGGTTAATGAACCTTGGGTATCGCGATTACATCGCTGCCCGTTTCCTGCTTAACAACCATCTCATAGTGCAAGGGTTAACACTTGCAAGCACTTCCGTAGAAAAATACCTAAAAGCCCTGATTGTTTTCAATCTCGAGGTTCGAGAAAAATATCATTACCATTTCGATAAATTTGATAAGCTCAAAAACCTCCTTGAAAATGTCAATAAGGACATCACCAAAGAATTAGACCCAGTATTCTTGGAGATATTGGAAAATGCATTCAAAATCCGCTATTACGACAGGATTAAGAGCCCAATCTTTATTGGCCTTTACATCAATCAGTTTATTGGTGAATTGGATTATACCATTGACTTTATTGAACGGTTCATTGTCAATACACAAAATGGGGGCGAATCTATATCTGCATATAGCAGAGCAATCAAAAACAATGAGCCACACCTTTATGAAAATAACTTCATTCTCAACAAGGAGGATAAAAAGGAGCACATGGAAAAAACTGATGTGGGATTTTCAATTCACCTCCGAATGGGATCCGTCTCTCAAGAAGAGAACATCGTAAAGGGAGGAAGTACTAAAAATAAATATGAAGGCCAAATAGCAAGGTTCACAGAATTTAGCGAACATTTATTTGGAATCCATAAAAGTGGTGATTTCGTCCTAAAAGAATAA
- a CDS encoding excalibur calcium-binding domain-containing protein — translation MGYRRGYHKKDGTYVQGHFVSNRSKNSDRKKSKSGCGVLILILAILIASISISCTNESNTPCVKKNCFDFSSRAEAQSTFETNRSCYANLDRDKDGIACEN, via the coding sequence ATGGGCTATCGCAGAGGATATCATAAAAAGGATGGGACCTATGTACAAGGACATTTCGTTAGCAATCGGTCTAAGAACAGTGATCGAAAGAAGAGTAAAAGTGGTTGTGGAGTTTTAATATTGATTCTAGCGATACTCATTGCTAGTATTAGTATATCATGTACCAATGAAAGTAATACGCCCTGTGTTAAAAAGAACTGTTTCGACTTTTCTTCTAGAGCAGAAGCACAATCAACATTTGAAACCAATAGAAGCTGCTATGCCAATTTGGATAGGGACAAAGATGGCATTGCTTGTGAAAATTAA
- a CDS encoding YegP family protein: protein MAFPKFEIKRSKNDQYFFNLRSKGNGEVIATSEMYSSKQACLNGITAVKRDAPDAGIEDLT, encoded by the coding sequence ATGGCCTTTCCTAAATTTGAAATCAAAAGAAGCAAAAATGACCAATATTTTTTCAACCTACGATCAAAAGGAAATGGAGAAGTAATAGCCACAAGTGAAATGTACAGTTCTAAACAGGCCTGCTTAAACGGTATTACAGCTGTAAAAAGGGATGCTCCAGATGCTGGGATAGAAGATTTGACATAA
- a CDS encoding response regulator transcription factor produces MFKKVLIAEDFQDTNQGISEMLREKLQIPFIQDELYCDKAFNRLKLALGQNEPYGLLITDLFFKGDHVERKLTSGLELIKAARAVQPDIKVIVNSMEDNPSKINSLFKEKKINAYVCKGRHGLTELVKAVQEVYHNRTYVSPEIDLNVSNNVFELEEFDLMILQCLAEGLTKKEISEKFKKEHITPNSESTIDKRVSKMFDEFGAKNTNHLIAKMIREEKI; encoded by the coding sequence ATGTTTAAAAAAGTATTGATAGCAGAGGATTTTCAGGATACCAATCAAGGGATATCGGAGATGTTGCGTGAGAAATTGCAAATTCCATTCATCCAGGACGAACTTTATTGTGATAAGGCCTTTAATCGCTTAAAACTTGCCTTGGGCCAAAATGAACCCTATGGATTACTGATTACAGACCTGTTTTTTAAAGGAGATCATGTGGAACGCAAACTCACCTCTGGATTGGAACTGATCAAAGCGGCCAGAGCGGTACAACCGGACATAAAGGTCATCGTGAACTCCATGGAAGACAATCCGTCCAAGATCAATTCACTTTTTAAGGAAAAGAAAATCAATGCCTATGTCTGTAAGGGACGGCATGGTCTTACGGAATTGGTAAAGGCGGTCCAGGAAGTGTACCACAACCGAACCTATGTTTCTCCAGAAATTGATCTGAATGTTTCCAATAATGTATTTGAACTGGAAGAGTTCGACTTGATGATCTTACAGTGTTTGGCTGAAGGGTTAACGAAAAAAGAGATTTCGGAAAAGTTCAAAAAGGAGCATATCACCCCCAACAGTGAAAGTACCATTGACAAGAGGGTCAGTAAAATGTTCGATGAATTCGGGGCCAAGAACACCAATCATTTGATTGCCAAAATGATTCGGGAGGAAAAAATCTGA
- a CDS encoding DUF1643 domain-containing protein — protein sequence MEHVKPIEWIYMNNGSNELRYALGEKGNRMVGCIGINPSTARPDDLDNTLGSVKRIAEFNGYDGWVMFNICPQRATDISEIDYEVNPHAIKENLSIVKRTLVEYNIGTVWLAFGNLIEYRPYLKMCFLEMFAALKGIDVNWKIIQEPTQKGHPRHPLYKPVKSTFVDFDIQRYVSEVLKG from the coding sequence ATGGAACATGTTAAACCCATAGAATGGATCTACATGAACAATGGGAGCAATGAATTAAGGTACGCCTTGGGCGAAAAAGGAAATCGAATGGTTGGCTGCATCGGGATAAATCCCAGTACAGCCAGACCGGACGACCTGGACAATACTTTGGGTTCTGTTAAGCGTATCGCCGAGTTTAACGGGTATGATGGTTGGGTGATGTTCAACATTTGTCCACAAAGGGCCACGGACATCAGCGAAATTGATTATGAGGTCAATCCTCATGCAATCAAAGAAAATCTATCCATAGTGAAACGCACCCTAGTAGAATACAATATCGGTACAGTATGGCTGGCCTTTGGTAATTTGATCGAATATAGACCCTATCTGAAGATGTGCTTTTTAGAAATGTTTGCTGCTCTAAAGGGCATAGATGTCAATTGGAAGATCATTCAGGAGCCAACGCAAAAGGGACATCCTAGACATCCACTCTATAAGCCTGTGAAAAGTACATTTGTAGATTTTGATATACAGCGATATGTATCGGAGGTCCTTAAAGGATAA
- a CDS encoding tetratricopeptide repeat-containing sensor histidine kinase produces MERYILLIIATIFVSCGPPNKNGANDLSDAYDSIHRYYNLALQKDIPLHQKKESINRALYLARNLKEDSIYGMLMYQKSSLLFQAGSYDSLVLHHDSFITVQSRFGRPRLSGSHYYLMGYYYDQVQSDYRKAFENYSAAKSQFELAKDSSWTGKCLLFMGVIQKNQNDFFGSKETVTEALQFFKESRDSTDIVQCYGLLATNHRKLLNFEDAVSYYTKAINSSSSMYDKIAFENNLAAAYIDDGRYEEAIVLLNRIKGHLGLDSSAVVYARILDNLSYAQWLLEKKDVEASFLKALQIRKEKKDWRGQLASYTHLGEFHMEDRSDMSKAYFDSVIQVSQKIKVPRAETDALKFLMQLNPENVKLRDRYILLSDSLDTKETMVKTQFAKYKYDDRLKQESILRLEKEKAEQALLVTKQRNQKTISYLGSMVLLLGLGFAIYFFRQRTRRLKEQNEWTRLEATLETEAEMSRRLHDDFGAGLNQTMLMLNTDVDKTAVLDKLDGLYHQSRNFSREVNEVATGELFKEAFLEMLRFRTPSEANLFMTGIKEVPWNEMAPLSQKVLFKIVQELMINMGRHSEASMVTIVFKSTGKSVVINYSDNGVGASPKELNAKNGLRNTEKRIQAIGGSITFDSYKGQGFKAQIMIPL; encoded by the coding sequence TTGGAACGGTATATATTGCTGATCATAGCGACGATTTTTGTTTCTTGTGGCCCACCCAATAAGAACGGAGCCAATGATTTATCTGATGCTTACGACAGTATTCATAGGTACTATAACCTTGCCTTACAAAAGGATATTCCACTGCATCAAAAAAAGGAGAGCATAAATAGGGCTCTTTATTTGGCAAGGAATCTAAAGGAGGATTCTATTTATGGAATGTTGATGTATCAAAAGAGTTCCTTGTTATTTCAGGCAGGGTCTTACGATAGTCTAGTGTTGCATCATGACAGCTTCATTACAGTGCAATCCCGATTTGGTAGGCCTAGATTATCGGGATCCCATTACTACCTGATGGGGTACTATTATGACCAGGTTCAATCTGATTATCGTAAGGCATTTGAAAATTACAGTGCTGCCAAAAGCCAATTCGAGTTGGCAAAGGACAGCAGCTGGACAGGTAAGTGCCTATTGTTTATGGGGGTAATCCAGAAGAACCAAAATGATTTTTTTGGGAGCAAGGAAACCGTGACCGAGGCTCTTCAATTTTTTAAAGAATCTCGTGACAGTACTGACATTGTCCAATGTTACGGGCTCTTGGCCACCAATCACAGGAAGTTATTGAACTTTGAGGATGCAGTATCTTACTATACCAAGGCGATTAACAGTAGTAGCTCCATGTATGATAAGATAGCATTTGAGAATAATCTAGCTGCCGCTTATATTGATGATGGAAGATATGAAGAGGCAATAGTTCTTCTAAATAGAATCAAGGGTCATCTAGGATTGGATTCATCAGCAGTGGTTTATGCAAGGATATTGGATAATTTGTCCTATGCCCAATGGCTCCTAGAAAAAAAGGATGTTGAGGCTTCATTTTTGAAAGCCCTTCAAATCAGAAAGGAAAAAAAGGATTGGCGTGGGCAATTGGCTAGCTATACCCATCTGGGTGAATTTCACATGGAAGATAGGTCCGACATGTCCAAAGCTTATTTTGATTCGGTCATTCAGGTGTCCCAAAAAATCAAAGTACCAAGGGCGGAGACCGATGCATTGAAGTTCCTAATGCAGCTAAACCCTGAAAATGTAAAACTCCGAGACCGATATATATTATTGAGCGATAGTCTGGATACTAAAGAAACTATGGTCAAGACCCAATTCGCCAAATACAAATATGATGATAGACTAAAACAGGAATCCATATTACGCTTGGAAAAGGAAAAGGCGGAACAAGCGTTGTTGGTTACAAAGCAACGAAACCAAAAAACCATATCCTATCTAGGTTCCATGGTATTGCTATTGGGATTAGGTTTTGCCATCTATTTTTTTAGACAACGTACCAGACGTTTAAAGGAACAGAATGAGTGGACACGGTTGGAGGCGACACTGGAGACGGAAGCAGAGATGTCACGAAGGTTACATGACGATTTTGGTGCAGGGCTCAACCAAACCATGTTAATGCTAAATACAGATGTGGATAAGACAGCTGTCTTGGATAAATTGGATGGGCTTTACCATCAAAGCCGAAACTTTTCAAGGGAGGTAAATGAAGTGGCCACTGGAGAATTATTTAAAGAAGCGTTTTTGGAAATGCTCCGTTTTAGGACCCCGAGTGAAGCGAACCTATTCATGACAGGTATCAAGGAGGTCCCATGGAATGAAATGGCCCCTTTGTCACAAAAAGTGCTCTTCAAGATAGTACAGGAACTGATGATAAATATGGGCAGGCATAGTGAAGCCAGCATGGTCACCATTGTTTTTAAATCCACAGGAAAATCAGTAGTAATCAATTACTCGGATAATGGGGTGGGGGCATCTCCAAAGGAACTCAATGCCAAAAATGGACTTCGGAATACGGAAAAGCGTATTCAGGCCATTGGAGGAAGCATTACTTTTGATTCCTATAAGGGTCAGGGCTTTAAGGCTCAGATCATGATTCCATTATAA
- a CDS encoding DUF6804 family protein, with protein sequence MPNNKLLILKIVLIILFIGCLFDWEYGYFQLVRFLGMVGFGLLAYHDFEKNKTWFIIWLASAILINPIFKIALGRELWNIIDIVWALLLSFSIFLKGNPNETSQNKT encoded by the coding sequence ATGCCAAACAACAAACTGCTGATTTTAAAAATCGTTTTGATCATACTTTTTATTGGTTGCCTATTCGACTGGGAATATGGCTATTTTCAACTGGTCCGTTTTTTGGGTATGGTGGGATTCGGATTGTTGGCGTACCATGATTTTGAAAAAAACAAAACATGGTTCATCATCTGGCTTGCCTCCGCCATATTAATCAATCCTATTTTTAAAATAGCTTTGGGAAGAGAACTTTGGAATATCATCGATATCGTCTGGGCTCTCCTATTGTCTTTTTCGATATTCCTTAAAGGCAATCCAAACGAAACCAGTCAAAATAAAACCTAA
- a CDS encoding ABC transporter permease, with product MSALKKIFSIKKKPESAVEPSKEDDVKKIKLTFFESGYGSSKQAEGNHMVFKACLQDVYMDYKGKCREDERLQNSLKEPYIQERSKYEIELKKRRTVKAILDESIATLEKKIQLFKSEIVDVRHNPEKYVEDVDKKPKAQFYLGLIVLIPITFYLLVFYISASYSAFFKTFDPNATVTAAIFDANALSKAIEDGWLEGVFVATIPFAFMGLGYLIHMFQKHKNWLSFVKIGTLFVVTFIFDAILAYQIEKKIYDFDKTPISPPFDVGIALTSPEFWGIIFAGFVVYIIWGLVFDFIMKEYENFDRIKSFIRARREDIENAHLEINKLIGKINPIKEEISGIEGKINDLQRTIDGFIFSNKHYLTYHAEYVKGWFLAIADNFDSLKRRDELLAKCKEEERKHLEEHEIADESYEGRLYKLIN from the coding sequence ATGAGTGCATTAAAAAAAATATTCTCCATCAAAAAGAAACCGGAGTCAGCTGTTGAACCGTCCAAAGAGGATGATGTCAAAAAGATAAAGCTCACCTTTTTTGAAAGCGGGTATGGCTCATCCAAACAAGCAGAGGGGAACCATATGGTATTTAAAGCTTGCTTACAGGATGTTTATATGGACTATAAAGGTAAATGTAGGGAAGATGAGAGACTGCAGAATTCTCTTAAGGAGCCCTATATTCAAGAAAGGAGCAAATATGAAATAGAATTAAAAAAGCGAAGGACAGTAAAAGCGATTTTGGATGAGTCCATTGCAACTTTGGAAAAGAAAATCCAATTGTTTAAATCTGAAATAGTTGATGTAAGGCACAATCCCGAAAAATATGTGGAGGACGTGGACAAGAAACCCAAGGCACAGTTTTATTTGGGGTTGATTGTTTTGATTCCTATTACTTTTTATCTTCTGGTATTTTATATATCAGCTTCTTACTCCGCATTTTTCAAAACTTTTGATCCAAATGCAACGGTAACCGCTGCTATATTTGATGCCAATGCATTATCAAAAGCAATAGAAGATGGCTGGTTGGAAGGCGTATTTGTAGCAACCATACCCTTCGCCTTTATGGGGCTGGGCTATTTGATACATATGTTTCAAAAACATAAGAATTGGTTGTCCTTTGTAAAAATAGGGACCTTATTTGTTGTCACTTTTATTTTTGACGCTATCCTAGCATATCAAATCGAGAAGAAAATATATGATTTTGATAAGACACCAATATCACCTCCATTTGATGTTGGAATAGCTTTGACCTCCCCAGAATTTTGGGGAATCATCTTTGCTGGATTTGTCGTTTATATCATTTGGGGGCTGGTGTTCGATTTTATCATGAAAGAGTACGAGAATTTTGATAGGATAAAATCCTTTATTAGGGCTAGACGAGAAGATATCGAAAATGCCCATCTCGAAATCAACAAATTAATTGGTAAAATCAATCCCATCAAAGAAGAGATTTCTGGTATAGAAGGCAAAATAAACGACCTGCAAAGAACTATAGATGGGTTCATTTTTTCCAATAAGCACTACCTCACTTACCACGCGGAGTATGTTAAAGGTTGGTTTTTGGCCATAGCTGATAATTTTGATTCGTTAAAAAGAAGGGATGAATTATTGGCTAAATGCAAAGAGGAAGAGCGAAAACATTTGGAAGAACATGAAATAGCCGATGAAAGCTACGAAGGTAGGTTATATAAACTCATAAACTGA
- a CDS encoding ion transporter: MNLKRRMFQFVNGVFFSKFIYGLIVLNVIAIIFESHKDILRSYNQFFQAFEYFSIVVFSIEYVIRIWIADLDNNTPILFRSKRLGYVCSGYGIIDLIAIVPFYLPLLVAFDLRIVRILRLLRLLRILKLGKYSKSLRIIKNVLKDTKPQLSVTVFVAWILLVLASTLMFYAENDAQPDKFSNIGDSLWWAVATLTTVGYGDVYPVTVTGKLLSAIIALIGIGFVALPTGILSSAFIDNVRKDREKSKPCRCPKCGEEFKTS; the protein is encoded by the coding sequence ATGAATTTGAAAAGAAGAATGTTTCAGTTCGTTAACGGGGTATTTTTCTCCAAATTCATATACGGATTAATTGTCCTCAACGTAATTGCCATAATTTTTGAATCCCATAAGGATATACTGCGTTCGTATAATCAATTCTTTCAGGCCTTTGAGTATTTTTCCATTGTTGTATTCTCAATAGAATATGTAATTAGAATTTGGATTGCTGACTTGGACAATAATACCCCTATTCTCTTTAGGTCAAAACGTTTGGGCTATGTATGTTCTGGATATGGAATTATCGATTTGATAGCCATTGTCCCCTTTTATCTCCCACTTTTGGTTGCTTTCGATTTGAGAATAGTAAGGATTTTAAGGCTTCTCCGGTTACTGCGTATTCTTAAGTTGGGCAAATACTCCAAATCCCTGCGGATAATTAAGAATGTACTCAAGGATACCAAACCCCAACTTTCCGTGACAGTATTTGTGGCATGGATTCTTTTGGTGTTGGCTTCAACACTGATGTTCTATGCGGAGAATGATGCTCAACCGGATAAATTCTCCAATATTGGTGATTCATTGTGGTGGGCAGTTGCAACCTTAACTACGGTTGGATATGGGGATGTTTACCCAGTAACAGTTACTGGTAAGTTGTTAAGTGCGATAATCGCCTTAATTGGAATTGGGTTTGTGGCGTTGCCGACAGGAATCCTTAGTTCTGCTTTTATCGATAATGTTCGCAAGGATAGAGAAAAAAGCAAACCGTGCAGATGTCCCAAATGTGGTGAAGAATTCAAAACCTCCTAA
- a CDS encoding type I restriction endonuclease, protein MELQNQLKVLAEKVIKLKEKIDTEESTKHAFVLPFINVLGYDTFNPTEVVPEFTADLGLKKGEKVDYAIFQNGVPIIIIECKNWKEKLNAHNSQLFRYFHTTKTRFALLTNGIEYQFFTDLESTNKMDEKPFLEFDITQLKENVVNEIAKFHKTNFNVDEIVDNASSLKYTKEIKKLIGEELQAPSYDFVRLFASRIYTGRLTEKVMGEFTDLVSKAFTQTISEKVNDRLNSALHKEAEKQQEEDKEPEKLSKVKTTEEEMDAYRIVVAILRRKLSVDRIVHRDTQSYFGILLDDNNRKPLCRLHLNGGNKYLGTFDQHKEETRHPIETVDDIYQFEDLLLKAVDYYED, encoded by the coding sequence ATGGAACTACAGAATCAACTCAAGGTCTTGGCCGAAAAGGTTATCAAACTCAAAGAGAAAATAGATACCGAGGAATCCACCAAGCACGCATTCGTACTACCATTTATAAACGTGTTGGGTTATGATACCTTCAATCCAACCGAGGTCGTACCAGAGTTTACCGCGGACTTGGGATTGAAAAAAGGTGAAAAGGTGGATTATGCGATTTTTCAGAACGGTGTTCCCATCATTATCATTGAGTGTAAAAACTGGAAAGAAAAGTTGAATGCCCATAATTCCCAATTGTTCCGGTATTTCCATACGACCAAAACCAGATTTGCCCTGCTGACCAATGGTATCGAGTATCAATTTTTTACCGATTTGGAATCAACCAATAAAATGGACGAAAAACCTTTTTTGGAATTCGATATCACTCAGTTAAAGGAGAATGTAGTCAACGAGATTGCAAAATTCCATAAGACGAACTTTAACGTCGATGAAATTGTGGACAATGCGAGCTCCCTGAAATATACCAAGGAAATAAAAAAACTTATTGGGGAAGAACTGCAAGCGCCAAGTTATGATTTTGTCAGGCTCTTCGCATCACGGATCTATACTGGCCGGCTTACTGAAAAGGTAATGGGGGAATTTACCGATTTGGTAAGCAAGGCCTTTACCCAAACCATTAGCGAGAAGGTGAACGATCGCTTGAATTCAGCGCTTCATAAGGAAGCGGAAAAACAACAGGAAGAGGACAAGGAGCCAGAAAAACTAAGCAAGGTCAAAACCACCGAGGAAGAAATGGACGCATATCGTATTGTGGTGGCCATTTTGCGGAGAAAACTCTCGGTTGATCGTATCGTGCATAGGGATACCCAATCCTATTTTGGTATATTGTTGGACGATAACAACCGAAAACCCCTCTGTCGTTTACATCTCAATGGGGGCAATAAATACTTAGGGACCTTTGATCAGCACAAGGAGGAGACCCGACATCCGATTGAGACGGTGGACGATATTTACCAGTTCGAGGACCTATTGTTGAAAGCAGTTGATTACTATGAGGATTAG
- a CDS encoding PD-(D/E)XK nuclease family protein, with the protein MIAAIDILKKTGTISNKYKELAKSTGENFNIFSILRMESNEVTTHSRFIAELLNPNGSHDQSDKFLAIFKNTFAPESKLNLATTKVYVEHYVGKVEAESGGRIDILIKDAEGNVIMIENKVYAAEQSNQLLRYHNAFPSGKLIYLTLFGEKSREENSAGLYETMSYETDMVNWLEQCLVKVENMPVIQQTIIQYINVIKKLTNQSLNNKMSQEIINKILEEKEYLTAYKVLYDVNNELKKELVTRILGKIQEMLSKKGIEDVKTMDCGVTQGTLFHIQTASMKKNHIKLALYFEGKEYSRLNMGFVKTNSNISLDPDKLHQGFKKVFSESKQSDQWLAYIEYTEYRDFYYHTLNKIYFDKDFGFYRDLEDKIDRMMEIYHKTVELTYEPIKIFDQ; encoded by the coding sequence ATGATTGCGGCCATCGACATACTCAAAAAAACCGGTACGATTTCAAACAAATACAAGGAACTTGCAAAAAGTACAGGTGAAAACTTCAATATATTTTCCATTCTCCGCATGGAATCCAATGAAGTCACTACACATTCAAGGTTCATTGCCGAACTGCTCAATCCAAATGGGAGCCATGACCAATCCGATAAATTCCTCGCAATCTTCAAAAATACATTTGCCCCTGAATCCAAGTTAAATTTGGCTACCACCAAGGTATACGTGGAACACTATGTTGGAAAGGTTGAAGCGGAAAGTGGCGGTAGAATTGACATCTTGATCAAAGATGCAGAAGGCAATGTCATCATGATCGAAAACAAGGTCTACGCCGCAGAGCAATCCAATCAATTGTTAAGGTACCACAACGCATTCCCAAGTGGGAAGCTCATTTATCTAACATTGTTTGGCGAGAAAAGCCGAGAAGAAAATTCAGCAGGCCTTTATGAAACCATGTCCTATGAAACGGACATGGTCAATTGGCTTGAACAATGCCTTGTCAAGGTTGAGAACATGCCTGTAATACAACAAACCATCATACAATACATCAATGTAATCAAGAAATTGACAAATCAAAGTTTAAATAATAAAATGAGTCAAGAGATCATAAATAAAATTCTGGAAGAAAAAGAATATTTGACCGCTTACAAAGTTTTGTACGATGTCAACAATGAATTAAAAAAAGAATTGGTCACAAGGATTCTAGGTAAAATCCAAGAGATGCTCTCCAAAAAAGGAATTGAAGACGTTAAAACAATGGATTGTGGAGTTACACAAGGTACATTGTTTCATATTCAGACCGCATCCATGAAAAAAAATCATATAAAACTCGCATTGTACTTTGAGGGAAAGGAATATTCAAGATTGAACATGGGCTTTGTGAAAACCAATTCAAATATATCGTTGGACCCAGATAAATTGCATCAGGGATTCAAGAAAGTGTTTTCAGAAAGTAAGCAATCCGATCAATGGCTAGCTTATATTGAATATACTGAATATAGGGACTTTTATTATCACACGTTAAACAAAATATACTTTGACAAAGATTTTGGTTTTTATAGAGACCTAGAAGATAAAATCGACCGTATGATGGAAATTTACCACAAAACGGTAGAATTGACATATGAGCCTATAAAAATATTCGACCAGTAA
- a CDS encoding endonuclease/exonuclease/phosphatase family protein, which produces MIRRLALLFLILSHFLIFSQQGEVNLISWNIKDFGRTKNTEELNQIAEIVRHADILAIQEVVAGYGGAQAVAKLADILNRKGAKWDYVISDPTNSPKYIAERYAFIWKTHRIKIKNRGWLISELATQIDREPFLLNFYLEGKRFTIINFHSRPYNKDPESEIIVLSKFVIDSLKTPLLIAGDFNVDEKMPVFNTLKNSGYRTAISNQKTTLKWSCERTDYLNHSIDNIFYSKNIQKLEGKAIDFVRYCDELEQARKLSDHLPVFLKFSLKD; this is translated from the coding sequence ATGATAAGAAGACTGGCATTATTATTCCTGATTTTATCTCACTTCCTAATCTTTTCCCAACAAGGTGAAGTCAATTTAATTTCTTGGAATATCAAAGACTTTGGCAGAACCAAAAACACGGAAGAACTCAATCAAATTGCAGAAATTGTCAGGCATGCCGATATTTTGGCCATTCAAGAAGTAGTTGCAGGGTATGGGGGTGCCCAAGCTGTGGCAAAGCTTGCGGATATATTGAATCGGAAAGGGGCGAAATGGGACTATGTCATCAGTGACCCTACCAACAGCCCTAAATATATTGCCGAACGATATGCCTTTATTTGGAAGACCCATCGCATCAAAATAAAGAACAGGGGATGGCTAATTTCCGAATTGGCCACCCAAATTGACCGAGAGCCTTTTTTACTAAACTTTTACCTCGAGGGGAAACGGTTTACAATCATCAACTTCCATTCCAGGCCTTACAACAAAGACCCGGAAAGTGAAATCATTGTGCTTTCCAAGTTTGTCATCGATTCTTTAAAAACGCCATTACTCATTGCTGGAGATTTTAATGTCGATGAAAAAATGCCCGTTTTTAATACCTTGAAAAACTCAGGGTACAGAACAGCCATTTCCAACCAAAAGACTACCTTGAAATGGAGTTGTGAACGAACCGACTACCTCAACCACTCTATTGACAATATTTTTTATTCTAAAAATATTCAAAAATTGGAAGGAAAGGCCATAGATTTTGTGCGCTACTGCGATGAATTGGAACAGGCTCGTAAACTATCAGATCATTTACCAGTATTTTTAAAATTTTCTCTAAAAGACTGA